A stretch of Pseudomonas sp. LRP2-20 DNA encodes these proteins:
- a CDS encoding PucR family transcriptional regulator: protein MSLALDEILNLPGLQEMTVRAGARNLQRRVRWPYVAENEGIAEWVMGGELVFVTGINHPRGEANLLSLVEDGEAVGIAGMVILTGGSFIQAIPPAVVARAEQLGLPLIEQPYALKMVVVTHLIGTALVQMSQVRRSRNDILGQLLSGDYPSLAIARQRAAHLELTLDEPRRVVALRLLHVEQLFERHGLAQGERLWQAIRQALEDQLEAWCRERPGTVTAQLPGDLQVLLLADGADLPVTLAALHRQLSAVAGELALYMGLSSLAGDCGHYRQALSEARQALEVAQQLHPANGFCDFSELGVLRLLQGITERSLIDEFVAQTLGPLITPGRKQPHVLVHTLDALLKENGNGFKAAQRLGLHRNTINQRIQRIEQLSGQSVDDPLFRMNASVAMLVWRMNEDQAKE from the coding sequence GTGAGCCTGGCGCTGGACGAGATCCTGAACCTGCCGGGCCTGCAGGAAATGACCGTGCGTGCTGGTGCGCGCAACCTGCAGCGGCGGGTGCGCTGGCCCTACGTGGCGGAGAACGAAGGCATCGCCGAGTGGGTGATGGGCGGTGAACTGGTGTTCGTCACCGGCATCAACCACCCGCGTGGCGAGGCCAACCTGCTGAGCCTGGTCGAAGACGGCGAGGCCGTGGGGATTGCCGGGATGGTGATCCTCACCGGCGGCTCCTTCATCCAGGCCATCCCGCCCGCCGTGGTCGCCCGCGCCGAGCAACTGGGGCTGCCGCTGATCGAGCAGCCTTACGCCCTGAAGATGGTGGTGGTGACCCACCTGATCGGCACGGCCCTGGTCCAGATGAGCCAGGTGCGTCGGTCGCGCAACGACATCCTCGGCCAGTTGCTCAGTGGCGACTATCCAAGCCTGGCCATCGCTCGCCAACGTGCGGCGCACCTTGAGCTGACCCTGGATGAGCCGCGCCGGGTGGTGGCGCTGCGCCTGTTGCATGTTGAGCAGTTGTTCGAGCGCCATGGCCTGGCCCAGGGCGAGCGCCTCTGGCAAGCTATCCGGCAGGCACTGGAAGACCAGCTCGAAGCCTGGTGCCGCGAGCGGCCGGGGACGGTGACGGCGCAGTTGCCGGGTGACCTGCAGGTGCTGTTGCTGGCCGATGGCGCCGACCTGCCGGTGACCCTGGCCGCGTTGCACCGGCAGTTGAGCGCGGTAGCCGGGGAGCTGGCCCTGTACATGGGCCTGTCGAGCCTGGCCGGCGATTGCGGGCATTACCGTCAGGCGCTCAGCGAGGCGCGCCAGGCCCTTGAGGTGGCGCAGCAGCTGCACCCGGCCAACGGCTTCTGCGACTTCAGCGAGCTGGGTGTGCTACGCCTGCTGCAAGGTATCACCGAGCGGTCGCTGATCGACGAATTCGTCGCCCAGACCCTCGGCCCGCTGATCACCCCCGGGCGCAAGCAGCCCCACGTGCTGGTGCACACCCTCGATGCCCTGCTCAAGGAAAACGGCAACGGGTTCAAGGCGGCCCAGCGCCTGGGCCTGCACCGCAATACTATCAACCAGCGCATTCAACGCATCGAACAACTGAGCGGGCAGTCCGTCGACGACCCGCTGTTTCGCATGAACGCTTCCGTCGCCATGCTGGTTTGGCGCATGAACGAAGATCAAGCCAAGGAGTAA
- the codB gene encoding cytosine permease, whose product MSSPTEFPLCEAPQSSRKGLLPIAMVLFSFTFFTGTMFAGGKLGMAFTFVDMLWVAAIGNTLLALYAAALAFIASRSGLNTVLMGRFCFGEAGSRLSDFILGFAELGWYAWGTATVAIVLVKLLGLAGGYTVPLMVLFGLGFSITAIIGFKGLDLLSRVSVPLMFVLLLISMYIATADAGGFAGLAAVVPHETMTFSAAVTMVFGTFASGATQATNWTRLSRSGRVAVVASIVAFLLGNGLMVVAGAWCAMVYQQADIVEVMMLQGLSFAAVVMLCLNLWTIQGPTIYNVSAAACHLLRSERRRTATLVAAAVGIVLAIGGMYEMLIPFLVLLGSIIPPVGGVIMADFWYRHRGKYPALASVQLPRYNLMGLGAYALGAVLAYASPWVAPLVGIGASALCYIVMLELSGRRRALGQAGIEP is encoded by the coding sequence ATGAGCTCACCTACCGAATTCCCGCTTTGCGAAGCCCCCCAATCATCGCGCAAGGGGCTGCTGCCCATTGCCATGGTGCTGTTCAGCTTTACCTTCTTCACCGGCACCATGTTCGCTGGCGGCAAGCTGGGCATGGCTTTCACCTTTGTCGACATGCTGTGGGTTGCCGCCATCGGCAACACGCTGCTGGCGCTGTATGCCGCGGCGTTGGCCTTCATCGCCTCGCGCAGCGGGCTGAACACCGTACTGATGGGGCGCTTCTGTTTCGGCGAGGCGGGCAGCCGGCTGTCCGACTTCATCCTGGGCTTCGCCGAACTGGGCTGGTACGCCTGGGGCACCGCGACCGTGGCGATCGTGCTGGTCAAGCTGCTGGGCCTGGCGGGCGGCTACACGGTACCGTTGATGGTACTGTTTGGCCTGGGCTTCAGCATCACCGCGATCATTGGCTTCAAGGGCCTGGACCTGCTGTCGCGGGTGTCGGTGCCGCTGATGTTCGTGCTGCTGCTGATATCGATGTACATCGCTACCGCCGATGCCGGTGGCTTTGCCGGCCTGGCAGCGGTGGTGCCGCATGAAACCATGACCTTCTCGGCCGCAGTGACCATGGTCTTCGGCACCTTCGCCAGTGGCGCCACCCAGGCCACCAACTGGACCCGCCTGTCGCGCAGCGGGCGGGTGGCGGTGGTAGCCAGCATCGTCGCCTTCCTGCTCGGCAACGGCCTGATGGTGGTGGCCGGGGCCTGGTGCGCGATGGTCTACCAGCAGGCCGACATCGTCGAAGTGATGATGCTCCAAGGCCTGTCGTTCGCGGCGGTGGTGATGCTCTGCCTGAACCTCTGGACCATCCAGGGGCCGACCATCTACAACGTCTCGGCAGCCGCCTGCCACCTGCTGCGCAGCGAGCGTCGACGCACTGCCACGCTGGTGGCGGCGGCGGTGGGCATCGTGCTGGCGATCGGTGGCATGTATGAAATGCTGATCCCGTTCCTGGTGCTGCTGGGCTCGATCATTCCGCCGGTGGGCGGGGTGATCATGGCCGACTTCTGGTACCGCCACCGTGGCAAATACCCAGCCCTGGCTTCGGTGCAGTTGCCGCGCTACAACCTCATGGGGCTGGGCGCCTACGCGCTGGGTGCGGTGCTGGCTTACGCCTCGCCTTGGGTCGCGCCGCTGGTGGGCATTGGCGCCTCGGCCCTGTGCTACATCGTCATGCTCGAACTCAGTGGCCGGCGCCGCGCGCTGGGCCAGGCGGGCATCGAGCCGTGA
- a CDS encoding DUF2950 domain-containing protein yields the protein MNNKTTIAAWLIGLGMAWANLAAAQEAFPTPEKAVESFVQALGVEHADEARLAQLLGDDWRTYIPREGVQRSDVDAFLEQYKAQHQIDQQGDNKAILAVGPEHWTLPIPLTKAANGWRFDLKAGSAEIRARRIGRNELAALQSVLAYHDAQMDYASQDRNGNGALEYAQQIFSTPGKHDGLFWADEEGGEISPLGPLFGKDVVGDAWYGYHFRILDGQGPSAPGGAYSYLIGNQMSRGFALVAWPAKYNDTGVMSFMISHDGQVFEKDLGPQGDKIAKAMKRFDPDDSWKEVDVNASE from the coding sequence ATGAACAACAAGACCACTATTGCTGCATGGCTGATCGGCCTGGGCATGGCCTGGGCCAACCTGGCCGCTGCCCAGGAAGCATTCCCGACCCCGGAAAAGGCGGTCGAATCGTTCGTCCAGGCGCTGGGCGTCGAGCACGCCGACGAAGCCCGCCTGGCGCAGTTGCTGGGGGATGACTGGCGCACCTACATTCCACGCGAAGGCGTGCAGCGCAGCGACGTCGATGCCTTCCTGGAGCAGTACAAGGCCCAGCATCAGATCGACCAGCAGGGCGACAACAAGGCCATCCTGGCGGTGGGCCCCGAACACTGGACCTTGCCCATTCCGCTGACCAAGGCCGCCAACGGCTGGCGCTTCGACCTCAAGGCCGGCAGCGCCGAAATCCGCGCCCGGCGCATCGGCCGCAACGAACTGGCGGCCTTGCAGTCGGTGCTTGCCTATCACGACGCGCAGATGGACTACGCCTCGCAAGACCGCAACGGTAACGGCGCGCTGGAATACGCCCAGCAGATCTTCAGCACCCCCGGCAAGCACGACGGCCTGTTCTGGGCGGACGAAGAGGGCGGCGAGATCAGCCCGCTGGGGCCGCTGTTCGGCAAGGACGTGGTGGGTGACGCCTGGTACGGCTACCACTTCCGCATCCTCGATGGCCAGGGCCCGTCAGCACCGGGCGGCGCCTACAGCTACCTGATCGGTAACCAGATGAGCCGAGGTTTCGCCCTGGTCGCCTGGCCGGCGAAGTACAACGACACCGGGGTGATGAGCTTCATGATCAGCCATGACGGGCAGGTGTTCGAGAAGGACCTGGGGCCGCAGGGCGACAAGATTGCCAAAGCCATGAAGCGCTTCGACCCGGATGACAGCTGGAAAGAGGTGGACGTCAACGCCAGCGAATGA
- a CDS encoding DUF3300 domain-containing protein, with protein MRMPLLCVMSIVLCLNGVTSLALAEDLPAPDPAPAEAKQAVFNQEQLDQMLAPIALYPDPLLAQVLMASTYPGEVTEAVAWSKANPKAQGDDAVKQVANQTWDPSVQSLVAFPQVLVVLGQDPVWVQRLGDAFLAQPDDVMAGVQRLRHQAQAAGNLTSNQYQNVTVQAAPAAAPAAASSDGSQQAPASSSSTSTIIIQPADPQVVYVPTYNPTTTYGTWAYPASPPVYYPPSPMYYAGTALMAGLAFGAGVAIIDSVWGDCDWNNGDVDIDVNRYNNINGNNRITNNQNKWQHNPVHRDGVPYRDNRSRQQYGRQLDGANQRAAFRGDDAQRAQARDRARSSMDRAGIERPATSNREARDSARQARAEGGVANRMQGANNNARPADRRTEPRTTRDNTRDNPQARNQVNQRRQGEGQARQVAQNRPGNTAGRARNNAFDGVRSPSRTTAQASRGRTSQSFAQRPSASRAAGHQISRPSAPARRGGGGGRR; from the coding sequence ATGCGCATGCCATTGTTATGCGTCATGTCGATAGTGTTGTGCCTTAACGGAGTTACCAGCCTGGCACTGGCAGAAGACCTGCCGGCCCCCGACCCGGCACCTGCCGAAGCCAAGCAGGCAGTGTTCAACCAGGAGCAGCTCGACCAGATGCTCGCGCCGATCGCCTTGTATCCCGATCCGCTGCTGGCCCAGGTGCTGATGGCGTCGACCTACCCAGGGGAGGTGACCGAAGCGGTGGCCTGGTCAAAGGCCAATCCCAAGGCCCAGGGCGATGACGCGGTCAAGCAGGTGGCGAACCAGACCTGGGACCCGAGCGTGCAATCGTTGGTGGCGTTCCCGCAAGTGCTGGTGGTGCTCGGTCAGGACCCCGTCTGGGTCCAGCGCCTGGGTGATGCCTTCCTGGCACAACCCGATGACGTGATGGCCGGTGTCCAGCGCCTGCGCCACCAGGCCCAGGCGGCCGGCAACCTGACCAGCAACCAGTACCAGAACGTCACGGTGCAGGCCGCGCCTGCAGCGGCGCCGGCTGCGGCCAGCTCGGACGGGTCGCAGCAGGCGCCCGCCAGCAGCTCGTCGACCAGCACCATCATCATTCAGCCGGCCGACCCGCAGGTGGTGTACGTGCCCACCTACAACCCGACCACCACCTACGGCACCTGGGCCTATCCTGCCTCACCGCCGGTGTACTACCCGCCGTCGCCGATGTACTACGCGGGCACCGCGCTGATGGCCGGGCTGGCGTTCGGCGCTGGCGTGGCGATCATTGATTCGGTGTGGGGCGATTGCGACTGGAACAACGGCGATGTTGATATAGACGTCAATCGCTACAACAACATCAACGGCAACAACCGCATCACCAACAACCAGAACAAGTGGCAGCACAACCCCGTGCACCGCGATGGTGTGCCTTACCGTGACAACCGCAGCCGTCAACAATATGGCCGCCAGCTAGACGGGGCCAACCAGCGCGCCGCGTTCCGTGGCGATGATGCCCAGCGTGCCCAGGCCCGTGATCGCGCCCGCAGCTCGATGGACCGGGCGGGCATCGAGCGCCCGGCCACCAGCAACCGCGAAGCCCGCGACAGTGCACGCCAGGCCCGGGCCGAAGGCGGCGTGGCCAACCGCATGCAAGGTGCCAACAACAACGCGCGCCCTGCTGATCGCCGCACAGAACCACGCACCACGCGCGACAACACCCGCGACAACCCGCAGGCGCGCAACCAGGTCAACCAGCGCCGGCAGGGTGAAGGCCAGGCCCGTCAGGTTGCGCAGAACCGCCCGGGCAACACGGCAGGCCGGGCCCGCAACAATGCCTTCGACGGCGTACGGTCACCGTCGCGTACCACGGCGCAGGCCAGCCGCGGCCGCACCAGTCAGTCGTTCGCCCAGCGGCCCAGCGCCTCGCGTGCGGCCGGGCATCAGATATCCCGGCCCAGTGCGCCGGCACGGCGTGGTGGGGGAGGTGGCCGTCGATGA
- a CDS encoding VIT1/CCC1 transporter family protein: MSERALEPIDRITEVMFGLLMATTFTGSLSVATAGRDDARLMLIAAFGCNLAWGLADAVIYLLRTWTERTRSRTLLARLLADENGHEGRQLIADALPARIGEVVDENGLELLRVHLMRNGQQPMPARLGLQDFKAALATFLLVVLATFPLVIPFLLIAHTGTAIRVSNLVALAMLFLAGWLLARYSGGRGVLTGVIMTLVGVALILAIIALGG; encoded by the coding sequence ATGAGTGAACGTGCACTGGAACCCATCGATCGGATTACCGAAGTGATGTTCGGCCTGTTGATGGCCACCACCTTCACCGGCTCGCTGAGCGTGGCCACGGCCGGACGGGACGACGCCCGCCTGATGCTGATTGCGGCTTTTGGCTGCAACCTGGCCTGGGGCTTGGCCGATGCGGTGATCTACCTGCTGCGCACCTGGACCGAACGTACCCGCAGCCGCACCTTGCTGGCCCGGCTGCTGGCTGACGAGAACGGGCACGAAGGGCGCCAGCTGATTGCCGACGCACTGCCGGCGCGCATTGGCGAAGTGGTGGATGAGAATGGCCTGGAGCTGCTCAGGGTCCACCTGATGCGCAACGGCCAGCAACCAATGCCCGCGCGGCTCGGCCTGCAGGACTTCAAGGCGGCACTGGCGACCTTTCTGCTGGTGGTGCTGGCGACGTTCCCGCTGGTCATACCGTTTCTGCTGATCGCCCACACAGGCACCGCCATTCGGGTCTCGAACCTGGTCGCCTTGGCCATGCTGTTCCTGGCCGGCTGGCTGTTGGCGCGTTACTCGGGAGGGCGCGGGGTACTCACTGGCGTGATCATGACGCTGGTTGGGGTCGCGCTGATCCTGGCCATCATCGCCCTGGGTGGCTGA